In Mytilus edulis chromosome 8, xbMytEdul2.2, whole genome shotgun sequence, the genomic window GCATGATACATTGTGTGTTATTTTGAAATATGCGCGTCATGAACGACTCAAATGGGAGAAAGGAAGGGAAAAACTTATGCTTCATGGTTTACGTGTAACGGTGTAATGTTGTTTGGTGTCGTGTAATGTTGCATAGTACATGATGTAATGGTATTTGGTGTAACTTGGAGGTTCTCACTATTCAAGGACTGTATAACCTTgaaatatatgtaggactcaaatctatggcgggttctAATTCTATGGTAGACTCCTTATCTATGGCAAATATGACATTACAAACGCCAAACAAATGAAATCTATGGCAGTTTTATTGGTTTCTCCAAATCAGTTTTCGGGAAAatataacgtcacaattaaataaCGCCataatttctcgctgcattgaagacctgttggtgaccttctgctattgtctgctctatggtcgggttgttgtctctttgacacattctccatatccattctcaatttcatatttAACATCGTCGCCGCCGTTAACGATGACAGAACCCATAGATTTGAACACCATttctagattatttttttatttgtagaatGTAAATCAAAACTAATATTTAACACGGTGCTCACAGATCTTTACAAACAAATACACAGGGAAACACTTTCCGCTATCCCTCTAGAACAATTTGCCGATGGTTTAAGATGTGACATTTTGTCCAGAGGAGAGACAATATTTGAGGTACCGTCAAAATCCCGCCATAAATAAAGGCACCGCTGTTTTAGCAGTGGATATTTTTGGAAAGGAGTTATAGTAAATATTTAAGCGTCTACGGCTGGCAAAGTATACAAAGTTAGAGTTAAAACTAAGTACTGAATACCACTTTGACTTAAATCGGCATCGAAAAGTCAAactgttaaaatctttttatgaaaaaaaaacctgctttCTTGTTTGTTGAGGGACCTCTATTTTTACTGGTTGGTTTATTAAATGGATCAAACAGGTACCATGCACAGATAAGGAAATGCTTATTTTTCCGGGACACATCATTTTAAACTGAATCTGTATTATGGTATATCACTTCTACACTTATGGTTGCCATCAAGATTTGGTTGACCAATACCATTATGgaatgtttatttcacaaatgtttatagacatgcTCCCGTTGTCGTACATTTCCACTTGTTTAAGACAAGTCATTGATCGTATATGTACTGCCTTGTTCTCCATTTGCACAAAATCTGCCAGAGataggaaattacaaaacttgccatagattaggtctttaaaaaatctgccatagatttagGATGGCATGACTTCATATTTACCATAGATTTTGAATCTGCCATAGATCTGGAACTCACCATaaatttgagtcctacatatatacaatGCAATGCAATTGTACCTGTCAATCCCAGATTATTGTGTTTCAAATCTTGCCATTGTCCATTGCATTTACGTACATTGAATTTGATGAAAACTAAGGAAGCAAACACGCGaaataataatgaaatgaaatgaaatttactttcaattgtttcttttttttccccAGATACAACAAGAAATATCATAGGTAAGTTAACAGTTAGGTTTTTTAGATAAGTAAACATTGCAGTAACAACTTCTCTATTCTTGGAAAGTTTAACTTATTTAGTTGAAATATTAGCTCAAAATTGATAGTTGAAAAGTACATGGTTACCAATGTTTTTTTCTCAGTAATGACCATCTGTGTTCACAATTGTTCCGCTTCCCTACGTTAACATTTCACCAAAAAATGTTTTTCGCTTAAAATGGATACTGTGAATCACAAAATCGcagttttcttgtttttctgtAATACTTCATTCTAATTGTCTTGAAGAAAAATCGGTAGAATTTGTTTATTAATGTTCTTTGTTAGAAAATATCCATCGGCCATCCTATCATGACcgtcattttttttctgaatttgctaaaatgaaaatgtttgaaaGTATACGTTTTCGTGTCTTTATCACTTACAAAacattatgttatttcaaatatagGATCATTTCTTTAATCTTTTAGATAATACAAGAAGGGAAATCGAATTCCATGACGAAGATAACACCTATGTTGAAACATCTGCAGTAACTATTGCAACTAAACAACTACATAGTAACAATTTACTTATTATTTTCGGTAGAGCAGGGAGTGGAAAAACTTCCACGGCTTTACAGATAGCATCTTTGTTTCATGCAAAGGGTTATATCATTATGAAACTTGAACAAAACTTagcaaaagattttaaaacatatttcagAAGTAACAATAAGCAATTGATTATTTTTGAAGATTTGTTCGGGAAAGCTGACATCAGGTATAATGCCGATATACATTCAAATCTTTTAGAGGTTTTGAAACCTCATGTGTTCAATGGCGTTTCAAAATTCGTAATAACGGTAAGAAGTTACAAAAGTGAAATTGATGATGAAATAGCGACAAATCAGTTGCTGTCAGAAGCAGGGGTAGTAGATTTAAATGGTAGTTTATctcattcagaaaaaaaaaggattttgacTAGGCATGCTACACATAATGGATTGGAAATTTGTTCATCGTATATGCAAGATATAATTGATACAGATTCGTATCTAGGATTTCCGGAAGCTAGCCGTTTGTTTTGCTCTTTTGAAAAATTCTTTGCAATGGGACATGTATTCTTTACTTCTCCAACCGAAGTACTTCAAAATGAAATGAGCATTTTGAAAAGATCCGGTAATATTGTTGACTCAGAATTACAATACTGTGTTCTTATTTGTTTGATGATGGATTCCGCATGTAAAGATTCCTTTGGTAAAAACATACATCGAGTAGCCCATGAAAACAACGATTCTTCCAACAACTACAAAAACATTAACTGTTCTGTCATAGAATATTTATACAATtcaatatatcataaaaaaaaaatgatatcaatCGACGATTTacatcaaatatgcaaaaaactTACAAATacgtatataaaaaaagatctaAACAGTAACACATATGTATTCCAGCACCAAACGGTTTTCGAAGTGGTATTGTCTTCTTACTGGCACCCAACAACAATGGCAGATGTCATAAAATTCTTTGATGTCGATATCCTTGTAGAATATGTTAGGGCGTTTGACTCTATTGTGAAAGGCTATAAAAAGTATTTGATTGTTCCAATGAACAAATGTACTGATCTTGCACATAAATTGTTTGAAACGTTTCTGGCAAATTGTAATGAATTTTTAAATTGCTATAGCCTTATCAAGCTTATTGagcaatcaaaatttattttaaatgcgTTTAACTTGAAATTAGATGAATGGTGTACAAAAGGAGAAAATATTCATAAATGTGAGTGGATGttaattaataattttataagaCCTTTTAAttacaaaaaggaaaacaataaaatttgtgGAAATGTAGATGATAACTATTTGATAGAAAGACTAATGAAAGAACTAAAAAATGGAGCATGTAATGTTAAAAGGTATATTGAAATATATGGTTCTAACGACTTTCTAAAGAAGTTCAATGCAAAAGTTAAAGAATGGTTTCAATCAGAGGAAAATGTAAAGAATTGTAAGTGGGAGGTGATAGATTATTTTGTTCGTCCAACTTCTTTCGCGATTGAAAACTGTCAGATGCAAAATAGTAACGCCTGGTTAATACAGAGATTAATTCATATATTGATGAAACCAGAGTCATCTAAACATCCAGCTGATACTAGAGCATGGATGATAGAAAATTACATTAAGAGGTATGGATGTGAGGAGTTTGTCATCAGTTTTAATATCAAACTTGCAGAATGGTTTCAATCAGAGAAAAATGTAGCAAATTGTGAGTGGCCTGTGATAGATTATTTTATTCGTCCGACATCTTTCACAATTGAAAATGGTCAGATATGTACTGTCCCAAACGACGGCTGGTTAATACAGAGATTAATTCATATATTGATGAAACCAGAGTCATCTAAAGATTCAGTTGATACTAGAGTATGGAGCATAGAAAGATACCTTAAGAGGTATGGATGTGAAGAGTTTGTCAACAGTTTTAAGAAAAATCTTGCAGAATGGTTTCATTCAGAGGAAAATGTAGCAAATTGTGAGTGGCCTGTGATAGATTATTTTATTCGTCCGACATCTTTCACAATTGAAAATGGTCAGATATGTACTGTCACAAACGACAGTTGGTTAATACAGAGATTAATTCATATATTGATGAAACCAGAGTCATTTAAACATTCAGTTGATACTAGAGCATGGAGCATAGAAAGATACATTAAGAGGTATGGATGTGAGGAGTTTGTCATCAGTTTTAATATCAAACTTGCAGAATGGTTTCAATCAGAGGAAAATGTAGCAAATTGTGAGTGGCCTGTGATAGATTATTTTATTCGTCCGACAtctttcaaaattgaaaatggtCATATATGTACTGTCACAAATGACGGCTGGTTAATACAGAGATTAATTCATATACTGATGAAACCAGAGTCATCTAAAGATCCAGTTGATGTAAGAGCACCGAACATAGAAAGTTACATTAAGAGGTATGGATGTCAAAAGTTTGTAAACAGTTTTAAGAAAAATCTTGCAGAATGGTTTCAATCAGAGGAAAATGTAGCAAATTGTGAGTGGGATGTGATAGATGATTTTATTCGTCCGACATCTTTCACAATTGAAAATGGTCAAATAGGTACTGTCACAAACGACGGCTGGTTAATACAGAGATTAATTCATATATTGATGAAACCAGAGTCATCTAAAGATCCAGTTGATGTAAGAGCACGGAACATAGAAAGTTACATTAAGAGGTATGGATGTCAAAAGTTTGTAAACAGTTTTAAGAAAAATCTTGCAGAATGGTTTCAATCAGAGGAAAATGTAGCAAATTGTGAGTGGGATGTGATAGATGATTTTATTCGTCCGACATCTTTCACAATTGAAAATGGTCAAATAGGTACTGTCACAAACGACGGCTGGTTAATACAGAGATTAATTCATATATTGATGAAACCAGAGTCATCTAAAGATCCAGTTGATGTAAGAGCACGGAACATAGAAAGTTACATTAAGAGGTATGGATGTCAAAAGTTTGTAAACAGTTTTAAGAAAAATCTTGCAGAATGGTTTCAATCAGAGGAAAATGTAGCAAATTGTGATTGGGATGTGATAGATGATTTTATTCGTCCGACATCTTTCACAATTGAAAATGATCAGATATGTACTACCACAACCGACTGTTGGTTAATACAGAGACTATTTACTATAATGATGAAATCAGATGATGTCAGATTACGGAGCATAGAAGAATACATTAAGGAGTACGGATGTGCAGAGTTTGTCAAcagttttaatgaaaaacttgccGAATGGTTTCAATCAGAGGATAATGTAGCAAATTGTGACTGGTATGTGTTAGATTATTTTATTCGTCCGACATCTTTCACAATTGAAAATGGTCAAATAGGTACTGTCACAAACGACGGCTGGTTAATACAGAGATTAATTCATATACTGATGAAACCAGAGTCATCTAAAGATCCAGTTGATGTAAGAGCACGGAACATAGAAAGTTACATTAAGAGGTATGGATGTCAAAAGTTTGTAAACAGTTTTAAGAAAAATCTTGCAGAATGGTTTCAATCAGAGGAAAATGTAGCAAATTGTGAGTGGGATGTGATAGATGATTTTATTCGTCCGACATCTTTCACAATTGAAAATGGTCAAATAGGTACTGTCACAAACGACGGCTGGTTAATACAGAGATTAATTCATATATTGATGAAACCAGAGTCATCTAAAGATCCAGTTGATGTAAGAGCACGGAACATAGAAAGTTACATTAAGAGGTATGGATGTCAAAAGTTTGTAAACAGTTTTAAGAAAAATCTTGCAGAATGGTTTCAATCAGAGGAAAATGTAGCAAATTGTGAGTGGGATGTGATAGATGATTTTATTCGTCCGACATCTTTCACAATTGAAAATGGTCAAATAGGTACTGTCACAAACGACGGCTGGTTAATACAGAGATTAATTCATATATTGATGAAACCAGAGTCATCTAAAGATCCAGTTGATGTAAGAGCACGGAACATAGAAAGTTACATTAAGAGGTATGGATGTCAAAAGTTTGTAAACAGTTTTAAGAAAAATCTTGCAGAATGGTTTCAATCAGAGGAAAATGTAGCAAATTGTGATTGGGATGTGATAGATGATTTTATTCGTCCGACATCTTTCACAATTGAACATGATCAGATATGTACTACCACAACCGACTGTTGGTTAATACAGAGACTATTTACTATAATGATGAAATCAGATGATGTCAGATTACGGAGCATAGAAGAATACATTAAGGAGTACGGATGTGCAGAGTTTGTCAAcagttttaatgaaaaacttgccGAATGGTTTCAATCAGAGGATAATGTAGCAAATTGTGACTGGTATGTGTTAGATTATTTTATTCGTCCGACATCTTTCACAATTGAAAATGGTCAAATAGGTACTGTAACAAACTACGGCTGGTTAATACAGAGATTAATTCATATATTGATGAAACCAGAGTCATCTAAACATTCAGTTGATACTAGAGCATGGAGCATAGAAAGATACATTAAGGAGTACGGATGTGAAGAGTTTGTCATCAGTTTTAATATCAAACTTGCAGAATGGTTTCAATCAGAGGAAAATGTAGCAAATTGTGAGTGGCCTGTGATAGATTATTTTATTCGTCCGACATCTTTCACAATTGAAAATGGTCAGATATGTACTGTCACAAACGACGGCTGGTTAATACAGAGATTAATTCATATATTGATGAAACCAGAGTCATCTAAACATTCAGCTGATACTAGAGCATGGATGATAGAAAATTACATTAAGAGGTATGGATGTGAAGAGTTTGTCATCAGTTTTAATATCAAACTTGCAGAATGGTTTCAATCAGAGAAAAATGTAGCAAATTGTGAGTGGAAAGTGATAGATTATTTTATTCGTCCGACATCTTTCACAATTGAAAATGGTCAGATATGTACTGTCACAAACGACGGCTGGTTAATACAGAGATTAATTCATATATTGATGAAACCAGAGTCATCTAAACATTCAGCTGATACTAGAGCATGGATGATAGAAAATTACATTAAGAGGTATGGATGTGAGGAGTTTGTCATCAGTTTTAATATCAAACTTGCAGAATGGTTTCAATCAGAGGAAAATGTAGCAAATTGTGAGTGGCCTGTGATAGATGATTTTATTCGTCCGACATCTTTCACAATTGAAAATGGTCAAATAGGTACTGTCACAAACGACGGCTGGTTAATACAGAGATTAATTCATATATTGATGAAACCAGAGTCATCTAAAGATCAAGTTGATGTGAGAGCACGGAGCATACACGTATACATTACGGAGTATGGATGTGAAGAGTTTGTCAACAGTTTTAAGAAAAAACTTGCAGAATGTATTCAAGCAGAAGAAAATGTAGTAAATTGTAATTTGCACGTATTTACTAGTTTTGTTCGACCTCAGTCATGGTTATGTTTTGAGAAAATTGGAATCTACATTCAGGATGAACGTGTTGTTat contains:
- the LOC139485822 gene encoding uncharacterized protein produces the protein MSLSTLRKNFYRIASLIIDHGAESMRCLLDQFIRTKYGMSFRDFVSNHQHEIYHLFNNGICCLCSKSYRRPFKTIISAWQMDKLFDIKNPKLSGHKDSSKCEYCCSIVKSTLQIQDIDITLLRFVLVTYFEEEFWQSCFTSGIVFHDFLNTHKHDIFHLLQLNTSCCLCQAHPGYMVMVVTEKDRLNRTQWETMFQVPELPCIQHRIPKGKPLNPCSVSATIGIRHSDLDGRARMTILSKFCAMMRHIEVLVNARNTVFAHAIKGELSDEEFRQLWNEIENSIIYVSNITSTVDSQKLCISKLREKSLEESLCLELQCLILKQMHGDELVLEACRKLQDTVEMVKESIDLKLQQIESQITAFTSNMSDVVRNELNEYSDTTRNIIDNTRREIEFHDEDNTYVETSAVTIATKQLHSNNLLIIFGRAGSGKTSTALQIASLFHAKGYIIMKLEQNLAKDFKTYFRSNNKQLIIFEDLFGKADIRYNADIHSNLLEVLKPHVFNGVSKFVITVRSYKSEIDDEIATNQLLSEAGVVDLNGSLSHSEKKRILTRHATHNGLEICSSYMQDIIDTDSYLGFPEASRLFCSFEKFFAMGHVFFTSPTEVLQNEMSILKRSGNIVDSELQYCVLICLMMDSACKDSFGKNIHRVAHENNDSSNNYKNINCSVIEYLYNSIYHKKKMISIDDLHQICKKLTNTYIKKDLNSNTYVFQHQTVFEVVLSSYWHPTTMADVIKFFDVDILVEYVRAFDSIVKGYKKYLIVPMNKCTDLAHKLFETFLANCNEFLNCYSLIKLIEQSKFILNAFNLKLDEWCTKGENIHKCEWMLINNFIRPFNYKKENNKICGNVDDNYLIERLMKELKNGACNVKRYIEIYGSNDFLKKFNAKVKEWFQSEENVKNCKWEVIDYFVRPTSFAIENCQMQNSNAWLIQRLIHILMKPESSKHPADTRAWMIENYIKRYGCEEFVISFNIKLAEWFQSEKNVANCEWPVIDYFIRPTSFTIENGQICTVPNDGWLIQRLIHILMKPESSKDSVDTRVWSIERYLKRYGCEEFVNSFKKNLAEWFHSEENVANCEWPVIDYFIRPTSFTIENGQICTVTNDSWLIQRLIHILMKPESFKHSVDTRAWSIERYIKRYGCEEFVISFNIKLAEWFQSEENVANCEWPVIDYFIRPTSFKIENGHICTVTNDGWLIQRLIHILMKPESSKDPVDVRAPNIESYIKRYGCQKFVNSFKKNLAEWFQSEENVANCEWDVIDDFIRPTSFTIENGQIGTVTNDGWLIQRLIHILMKPESSKDPVDVRARNIESYIKRYGCQKFVNSFKKNLAEWFQSEENVANCEWDVIDDFIRPTSFTIENGQIGTVTNDGWLIQRLIHILMKPESSKDPVDVRARNIESYIKRYGCQKFVNSFKKNLAEWFQSEENVANCDWDVIDDFIRPTSFTIENDQICTTTTDCWLIQRLFTIMMKSDDVRLRSIEEYIKEYGCAEFVNSFNEKLAEWFQSEDNVANCDWYVLDYFIRPTSFTIENGQIGTVTNDGWLIQRLIHILMKPESSKDPVDVRARNIESYIKRYGCQKFVNSFKKNLAEWFQSEENVANCEWDVIDDFIRPTSFTIENGQIGTVTNDGWLIQRLIHILMKPESSKDPVDVRARNIESYIKRYGCQKFVNSFKKNLAEWFQSEENVANCEWDVIDDFIRPTSFTIENGQIGTVTNDGWLIQRLIHILMKPESSKDPVDVRARNIESYIKRYGCQKFVNSFKKNLAEWFQSEENVANCDWDVIDDFIRPTSFTIEHDQICTTTTDCWLIQRLFTIMMKSDDVRLRSIEEYIKEYGCAEFVNSFNEKLAEWFQSEDNVANCDWYVLDYFIRPTSFTIENGQIGTVTNYGWLIQRLIHILMKPESSKHSVDTRAWSIERYIKEYGCEEFVISFNIKLAEWFQSEENVANCEWPVIDYFIRPTSFTIENGQICTVTNDGWLIQRLIHILMKPESSKHSADTRAWMIENYIKRYGCEEFVISFNIKLAEWFQSEKNVANCEWKVIDYFIRPTSFTIENGQICTVTNDGWLIQRLIHILMKPESSKHSADTRAWMIENYIKRYGCEEFVISFNIKLAEWFQSEENVANCEWPVIDDFIRPTSFTIENGQIGTVTNDGWLIQRLIHILMKPESSKDQVDVRARSIHVYITEYGCEEFVNSFKKKLAECIQAEENVVNCNLHVFTSFVRPQSWLCFEKIGIYIQDERVVMYLFSKLEQPKNINAVKSYIRSYGTNDFITNFNERLKEKVERNPAFDQQCTWECLERFFDNVAASDPNDINDFSQGFDIDMDVVTEIDSSISIDTNSLSADSETDSNIDVDSSNSSEDSESDSNIDVDSSNQHSDNETSHQPSSKSGCKNGVLIMKE